One Peterkaempfera bronchialis DNA window includes the following coding sequences:
- a CDS encoding alpha/beta fold hydrolase, translating into MLHPESPVQPPAEPRTLGVEHFGDAAAPLVLLAGGTTMLSWPDALCESLARGGRHVVRYDLRDSGASTTVDPEAPAYTLRDLAADAAALARGLDDRPAHLAGIGVGGMVAQVAALDHPNAFSALTLAGTRPVAPGPVDDDLPDHDQAAVKRRFELPKPDWSDRAAVAEFAAAAAAVFGDDPGAARATAERIFDRTPGTARSVQMANQLGLAFARIDCAPRWRERLPGLALPTLVVHGRRDPFFPVGNGETLAREIPDARLLVLEQAATTIPAASADEVAAAMLALC; encoded by the coding sequence TTGCTGCACCCCGAGTCACCGGTCCAGCCACCTGCTGAGCCACGCACGCTCGGGGTCGAGCACTTCGGCGATGCGGCGGCGCCACTGGTGCTGCTCGCGGGTGGCACGACCATGTTGTCCTGGCCCGACGCGCTCTGCGAGTCGCTCGCGCGCGGCGGACGTCACGTCGTTCGCTACGACCTGCGAGACTCCGGCGCGTCGACAACCGTCGACCCCGAGGCACCGGCGTACACGCTCCGGGATCTCGCCGCCGACGCGGCCGCGCTCGCCCGAGGGCTCGACGACCGGCCCGCGCACCTGGCGGGCATCGGCGTCGGGGGGATGGTCGCCCAGGTGGCCGCGCTCGACCACCCGAATGCGTTCTCTGCGCTGACCCTCGCCGGGACGCGGCCCGTCGCACCCGGCCCGGTCGACGACGATCTGCCCGACCACGACCAGGCGGCAGTGAAGCGACGGTTCGAGCTCCCGAAGCCCGACTGGTCCGACCGCGCCGCGGTGGCGGAGTTCGCAGCCGCCGCAGCCGCGGTCTTCGGCGACGACCCCGGCGCGGCACGGGCTACCGCGGAGCGGATCTTCGACCGCACACCGGGCACGGCGCGCTCTGTCCAGATGGCCAACCAGCTTGGCTTGGCGTTCGCCAGGATCGACTGCGCGCCACGCTGGCGTGAGCGCCTGCCTGGACTCGCATTGCCGACGCTCGTGGTGCACGGTCGTCGCGACCCGTTCTTCCCGGTCGGCAATGGCGAGACGCTAGCGCGCGAGATCCCTGATGCGCGGCTGCTCGTGCTCGAACAGGCCGCGACCACGATCCCCGCCGCGTCCGCCGATGAGGTCGCCGCGGCGATGCTCGCGCTCTGCTAG